Below is a genomic region from Primulina eburnea isolate SZY01 chromosome 9, ASM2296580v1, whole genome shotgun sequence.
tctcttttttcttttctgaaAATTATAAGTTGGCTGTGTTGTGATTCTGACCATACATCTGGTTGAGTTATCATATTGAGAATGTGTTTTATTGATGCATTTATATTGGATTATGTCCACTTGATTATTATGATTTGTAGGGTTGGCGAATAAGAAAACTGTGACCATCCAACCAGGCAAGGATCAATCAGTGTTGTTTGCAACTACGAAGACCAAGAAACAGAACAAGCCTGCCCATTTGCTTAACAAGTCTCTCATGAAGAAGGAATTCAGCCGCATGGCCAAGGCTGTATCGAATCAGGTATATGAGCCCCATTGCTAATGTGGTATTTTCTGTGCAGTtttaataatttgttttttgtgtttctgatttgCTATGTATCTTCCTAGCAAAAATACTTTGGAGTGtggtatttgaatttttttggtATTACACTAGTCAAATAGGTAGCTCAATCTCTGGATTACTATTTATTGCCTTGTAAAAAGTGCATTATGACTCTTTAGTATAGCCCTCAATTTTTTGGTATTACACTAGTCAAATAGGTAGCTCAATCTCTGGATTACTATTTATTGCCTTGTAATAAGTGCATTATGACTCTTTAGTATAGCCCTCAATTTTTTGGTATTACCTAAGTTAATATGTATGGTTTATCTCTGCATACTCTTTTCTGCTTCTACCCATTCTTAGGCAGTGTCAAACCTCACATATTTTTAGTGCATGAGCCActgattctatttttgggctACCCGTTGGGGAATTTAATCGAATAAGCGAGCTAGATAATCTATGTGATGACCATTATCTAATAAAAATGTTAATGATATGTTACGTGCCTGCGTTTGGGATCGTGTTATGGGTCGTTGGACAGTGAAATCTTTTCGTTCGGAGTAGAATTCCTGTCTTTTTGATTTACGCCCTTGACGACCTATGATTAGTTGAAGCGTTGGGGCTCGAGAGAACAAGAGAACCACCCGATCTTGAAAAGTAAACTTTTattgataatatttttgatGAGCATCTCTTTCTCCCAAATCCCTACATATACTAATGATGCAATCCCCCACAACTGAAAGAAAATCCTACCAAATTTAAAAGATATGCTGAAATCTCAAAAACAAGGAAATAGTAAAACAAGGAAATAATTATCTTTGCCAACTAAGGAAAAAATCTTCTTGCTCCTCAACTTTTAACCCTAAATTTCCCATGTATGAAACGTTGATACCTCTTGGGCTCGTCCTCCCCATTCTTGGGCTCTTTCTCCACATTGTTGTCCACAGCCCCTTCTCGCGTCGTCTTCGCGGCTCGTGACAGCTGTGTTCTAAAGTTTACATAAATCATGAGTTTTACCCCTGGTTGTGTAGTAATTGAATCTCTTGCTACAGGTGGCAGATAACTATTACCGGCCCGATCTAAAGAAGGCTGCTCTTGCTAGATTGAGTGTCGTGAACAGAAGCCTTAAGGTTGCCAAGTCTGGAGTCAAGAAGAGGAACAGACAAGCTGCTTAGGTCCAAGTAGGTAAAGACTTGTTTTACTTTGCTACATCTGAAAATGGGGTACTAGTTTTTCCTAATTCTCTCTTTTACTCAAACTTCTCATCAGGCGGATGTCATACTTTGGGGACTCAAGTGGAGACCACTATCTTTCAGGCTTATTTAATGTCTACATTTCCCTTAGTTTGCAAGTTTTTATTGGATTTGAAATTGATGGTTTTGTCTTGGCTATTCATTGCTCAAAATATTGATTGAATCATGGAATGAGTTTGCACTTGTTTTTTATGTACTTGAGTTTTGGAGCTTACTTGGTTTCTTTGCCTGGTTTGACATTGGACGGTACATTATGCTTTGCATATAATATACACATGCACCTACAGGTATTGGTTCGGCTCGATATCTAAATACAGAtcattcatatttttatatatttttgccATTTCTCCTGAACAACTTACCCAATGGATTTGAAGCTAGTAATTTAAATCTGTATTAACAAATCTCTTGGTTTATTTGGGTAATTCATTTGTCAATGGATTTTAAATCGTTGACTAGTAATTTTTTGGGTCAAATTTCAGATTCATCTCATTAGGTCATTTCAAGCTTACTATTTCATATGATATTAATTATAAAACTtagaaaaaaattacttttcaaCAAATtggataataaaaaaataaactaattaatCCACTTCTTCAAATGTTCAGTACACATTTTTCTCCCCGGTCTGTAGTCTGCTCAAAGTGTTTGCTATGTCGCAATAACACCAGTGATTTTGATTGTACCTCTTTTGCGGCTCTTTAATCACCTTTGAAGTATCTTTGCACTCCGTAAAAGCGGAATCTTATCCTACGATTGAATCGGGGGGCAAACGACTACGAAAAGAAAGTGTAATCACCCAAAAAAATGCAGAAATACGAAATTCTTAAAGAGGGAAAATGAGAATTTACCCTCAAATTGTACATGATTATCATACTTATAGATATAAGGGATGTGGTCTTTGAAAGGTGCGAACCTTTCTTGGGCTTAATAATAAGCCTAATCATGATTCTCGTATGTAATTTAATGGGTATAAGTCccaacttaattttttaaacgaagtaaataataaaaatgagcTGTAACCTGTGACAGGCCTCCACTCTCGAGAAAGAATGCGCAGGAGGTGTTAAAAAGAGAGGAAATTTATGGGGTAGTAAAATTCTGAGCAAATTTGTGTGCAAATTTAGATCACAAGATATGACTCTCTTTTACACCATCAACATATATATCAACTttcataaaaatatgaaaaacccacattatctaataatattgaaaaataaaGAGAAACACTCCTGATGTAACATAGACTAACTTTCTTTTATccaatatttttatgcacgtacgaatatataaattttaacacTTGAATTTCTTACGTTGCATTTGGTTGGTGGACacatttttgttattttatagaAGTGAGACCATAAACTTCAAATACATCGTTAGATGTTTATACAATGTCCATGTTAATTATGTTGTAATGGAAAAATGACATGTTCCAGAGGaggaatttataattttaaaacctCCTACTAAGTCCATGGATCCCTCTCCTTGCAAACACTActctaaaaataaaacaaaatatctGTCTTGCACCTGATCATTACAAGTTAAAGCAATGTCAAAAATTTTGTCAGCCCAAGACAACTCGTTTCACAGGGTGTAAAATATATTGTTCCTTGGCTGCAAAAAGTCCCAAAGCCATATGTTCTTTTGTTTCTTTCATGTCCCCAATCCAACATTCTAGTATGTAAACCTATGAAAGATAAAACTACAAACTTGGAAGGACGTATAATACATCCTATGATTTAAACTACCTCTTCATTGCTCTAAAAGAGGTCTAGAGTTGAATAGCAATGATTTGGAGTACTCTGTTTTACTTTATTTCGGGGGTGCAAGTGGGAGAAAGGCTCATTACACTGTACACATTTTTCATTCTTCAACTGAACTATTACCAAGAAAATATCATCTTTATCACACACAACTCATACAAACTACCATTTCCACACAAATAAAACTTCAGCCAATACTTACATACACACAAGTAGGAAAGCCCTGATCAGGATCTTGAACTCGTGAAAGCAAAGAAAGTGATTgaagaaccaactggttcaacAGCTAAAAGTTTGGCTTCTACTCTTCTTTCTTCATCTCCTTGAAGATGTTTCCGTCAGCCGAAATGCTCCTCAAGAGTTGTTTAGAACACATTTTTTCGGCCCGAGTCACATTCTTCTTCCGAGCAGCCCTCACCCACTCTGGCTCCTGCCATTCGCAACATTTAAGAATAATACACGATTTTCTATTGAATTGTTCAAGTATCTTGAAGAAAAAATTTGGCCATACATCGGGAACAATGCGTGAGAATCCAAATTTAATGAACAAAAGCACGTGTTCCATGACGAGGATGGCCCCCAATCCTGGAGATAAATTCCAGTTCCCTTCCTGATCATATAAGCATACCAGGAGTGCACTATTTGTACAAATGGAAGCCACGACAAGAAGCTGACAAAAATCAATAGCAACTCCAGCTTAATAAATCAGAAAGTACTTGCAAAAGTAAGAAAAAATAGCAAAATCATGCCCGAATCCTATAAGAATGGGCGGTGAACCTACCAAGGAGGTTGTCGgcatatttaattttgtttagcTAGAAAAACAGATTCGTGTGTGATTTCTTAGACAATGTAATGAAACAGCTCCCCTTGAAATATATTGCATCATCGCGTGTAAATAACTTTCCAAGTCCTCCCTTGTAAGAGTATATGCTTACCTGAAATATATTTAACCAAGCTCCGATCGTGGCATCAGCCCGGGGTATGGGCCTTCTAATCATGGCAAGCAATTTTAAGGCATCAGCCCGAATTTCTGTAATATTGTTCTGCCAGTCATCATCAAAACGCAAGACACCAATTAGTGTAAAACTTTAAAAAGTGATGTGTTGTTCATCACTTGATTAAAGGGAAGAAAATCCATCACTACCACTACTGAAAAGGTGAATCCAAGGGGGAACGCGCATGCAAACATCATGATCATCCCGAATTGCAACACTAGCTCCAGAAAATCTGCCAGAAGTCGGATTTTTATGTCTAAACATGATAATATAAGCTCAAAATATGGACTCTCGCAtagttatgatttatttataatgGGATGAgacaaaaaattgcatattaccGTCAAAAAGTCCATCTTCAAGTTCTAGCCCGATACTTGCAGCATAGGAAGCTTTAAGATATTCCTTCTCGACTCGTGGCATGGATCCCATTTTAACCTTTGATTGTCCTTTTTCATGCTTCTTGTTCCTTCAATGGAGCAATTTATTTCTTTcatataaaaatcaaaataatagtcGTCCACAAAttaatgataataaaaatacCTGATAGCCCGGAATTTCTTGATGCTATAAGACAAATACGGTattgaattttcaaatatattcccAATCACCTGAGATACAGTTCCTCGCATAAGCACAAGACACAACAGGGGAAGCTCTAGCAAAATCGGGATGGACGAGATGTgacatactaatcattagtttatcctatccttcaAACCAAACGCAGCCTAATGGATTTTCTGGGAGGCCAAATTTGCAGATTTTAGAAAATTACATGATATTTTTTGGCATGAGTGCGGGATAGCACTCTGGCTCCCGCTGGATTTGtcccaagacaagaaaattacAAAAAAGGAAGGAAAGAAGTCGCATGCTTTTACCTCAGACGCGACTAAACGCTGAATTAAAATTTGTCGAAGGGTCGTGAGGTTGCGGTGCAAAAGAGCGTGATAAAACAAACCGATATACGTCTGCAGAAAGTAAACACCAAACACCTGCAAAAACCAAAGCTCGTTACAATGGAGCTATATTTTGTAATCCCAAACGTGTCACCCAACTTTCTTGCTTACCTTGTATACTAAGCTGTTTGCACTATACTCTacattttcattattttcatatttaacaAGCTTCATTGATATCTTGCCCCCCATTCTTGTGAAATACTGAATGGCAACAATGTAAACTGCCGTCAAACCAAACCTGGAACAAAAGGAAGTCTAAAAAAAGTTACCAAAGTAAATCTATATCTACTTATAATGAAAGAGCACCTAAGAAGTCTCTTAAGAACCATTTACTAGTGGAACTGAGGACAAGGACAATGCCCGATGAATGTATTAGCATCCATGGCAccaaaagtaaatcaaaatttgaaacaaAATTTAGTGCCAATAATTCAAAATGAAAACAAGACAATGCAGTGCTTACTTCAGAAGTTCAGAGCCTATAACCTCGTATAGATGAGCATAAGCCAATTCAAAAGGGAGCTGGAGACAAAGGATACCGATTATAACAAAGACATCATTTCTTAACCTCATCAACCATGTAAACCATTCTTCTTTTTGGAATACCGCTTTCTCTTTCAATTTATTCGTCCCTTTCTTCATGTGTTCTGTAGGAGATGATGAAGAGCTCCGATCTGTATGCCAGAACTTATATTCAGACTCTGCAGCACCTGAATCGTAAATGTGCCATCTGCAGCATCCATGACATAATCAAGACAAGATACGGATATGAGAAGGGCAAAAAAGAAATCTGTGATAGAAAAGAACTTGTATAATACCTGTTTGACAGGGCAGAGCTTTTACGTTTCCAGAACTGGAAAAATAAGGTGGCCCATGATATCAGAGATATGAAGAAAAACGGGAGAACTAGAAATCGCAAGGACCTAGACGATGAACAAAAATCACTTGTGAGTCACAAAATTCAGTGTCTAAAGTACAAACAAACACAAATGCATGTAGATGAATAAGATTACCCGAAATCAACCAAGTGCACAATAAGTCCTAATGTAGCTGGAAACAACATCCATTTTGTGTACATTCCAAGGAATGCAAAATACGTAGCAATCTACAgagaaaataaaattctcaGAAAAAATTTGAGAACGTTAATTTATGATGACGAAAATCAAAACCAGGCATTTAGTCTCTATGAACAGGTAAtaactataattttttatgctacaCCGTGATACACACAGCATCTTTAAAACTGTTGAATCATACAGGTCTTATGCGAGCAACGGCAGATGCAAAAAATCAGAAGAGGAAGCCATCCCGAAGAACACGGAGAGgtgaacattttttattttagaaaaattacatgttaattttttattaaaaaaacaatgGTGGTGCTGTTAGTCCCACCTACATGCTTGTCTCAGATGATCTCATGGTGATCAAGCAATTTAGTGGACACAACCAAGGTGCACCACAATCATTACCTTCACTCCATAGTATGAACAAATGTCATCAATCGGCTGTGCGGTGAAGTCCAACCAATTCATAGCCCAACTTCTCAAAAGCTGCTTCCGTTTACTTTCATCTAAAAACAATATTGACAATGTGTTTTAATGTCTGATTTTGAGAACTATGAAGGTTATAGGATCAATCAGTACCATGCAATGGAAATACTTCTTTCACAACGCCCACCGACTCCAACTTTTCAAGTAAAGATTCTCCCGGATTCCAGTGTACCTCCTTACAGTTGGATTTCATTGCTATAACATCTGTTCCTGTATTGACCTGCGAATTTTCTGCTTTAATCAGTGATTATGTTCCCTTGGTTACACATATAATAACCAATTCCTTGATCTCTCATTAGTAAATGTTACTGAAATTTAATGCATTTtgatgaaatcaagtattaaGTGAGACAAGCACACAACTGACTCACAATTCCATATATGATGTGATGGTAGCAATGGAATCGTTCAGACCAACCAAACAACGAACCATCGGGATGCCTAACAAAAGCCTCGGCCTCATCCCATTCAAATTGAAAATTCATTCCTGGAAACATAATGGGTCATTCATAATTAAGGAAAAAAATAGCACATCGCACCGCTGGATAAAGTACTGGGTAAATTTCTGGGTGAGCACTAAAAATAGATTTTGATTCACCACAGGTTCTAAATTCTAGGCTCCACCCGTACAAAGAGCAACAAGAAATGACAGCTAACTTACCTATATGAGTCCGTTTTCGAAATCGCAGCTCAGCAGCAGCCTTTCCTAACACCTCCAACGGTGCAAGCAACTGCAAACAGGTAAAGTAATGTATTCTACAGTCGAATTTGATTCAAGCCCATAAAAGTCGCATCATACGCATACTCACAGAGTTAACAATCAAGCAGAGAATTCCATGAAATACATATTAACAACCATGCAGAAACTTTGGTCACATAATACAGAACCATCCAAGTTTAGGAACAAAGGATGTAAAAAACAAGAAAGCATGAAAAATTTGCGGGAGCAAAAAAAGTCATAAACAAAAGGATCAAATCAGAAAGCATTCATTCAAAGGAAAAAACACAAATGGGCACCTTCAAAAGTGggagaaaataataaaactcacTAACTACCTTAATGAATTCATTTTGAAGGCCAGAGACTCTTTCAACAATCAGCCCTTTCTTCCTGAGCTCGTCAGCAAGAATCTCCACACAATCAGATGCATCATCGCCATCTTCTCCTTTATCATCACCCCATTTAGGAACCACCAGCGCTAACTCGAAAACACCCTCTTCCTCCCTCTCGTTCCCACTCATTTTCAGCCCAAAGTCTCAAGAAACTGTTCTGCTTAAAACAGCtaataaaattttccaaaaatgcgTCCGTATTTTAATCCTTTTTAAGATACGATCACATAACAGTGAACAAAGATTGAAACTTTTTCGTGAAAGTTCACAAACTCTCTTGTTtcgattataaaaaaaaaagggaaCCACGAGAAAATAGTAGCTGCAGGagaaaaaaacatataaacaaATAACAGATGTCCGTATCAGTCGGAAACCGAGGAAGAGATCCACTTGGAAGTGTCACACAGGTCTGCGAGGCGAAGAGCTAACGCGTGGCAACGCATCTGTTCCTATAAACatttgtttatatttatattaaaaaaatattatatgtatatatacacatattatCAAGATTGCCAAATACACTGCCATGCAGTTCTAGAagtaatttcattattttaaatctttttcaattttcattacaTATTCTCTTTAAAATGGtcacaaattttaatatttttttaagttaAAAGGCTGGCAGTAGCTGTTGGAGGTCAACTTCCAAACCATTCCAGAATCACTATTCATTCAATGGATTCAAAAAATTAGAAACTAATCACAAATTATATATAGAAAACCATATCTATACGTTGTGACGTCCGAGTTGCCACCGAGATACTCATTCAAAACTCGATTTAGCTTAATTGGGAGTATTTCCAGAAATTGTTTTGAGATAAAGTAATTAAGCTCAAggaattcatttctcatttttttaaaaaaagtgttaattatatttaaaagatAGTTAGAGCATCCTACACCCACTATCTCATCAaaatatgtgattttaaaaaatttagtgGACCTCATGTATGTGTGGCTAAATTTGAGCCATTGATTCTATCATGGAGGTAGTGTTCTTACATGTAAGATGGAATGAGCCTCAAACACCCACTGTCTCATCAAGAATCACaggatccactgccacatactcATTTTAATAACATATATCTTTTATCCACATTCCTTTTAATATTAAAACTCATTATTTATGAGTTACACAGTCTACTCAATCATCTTAAAATTTTTCATATTAAGTAAAtatgttttaattatattttaaattatttaaatcaatattctaatttttaaaataatcttactttttaataaaataattttattaatttaaaaaataatattaatgttttttttaaaatatatttattaaataaagcAAATGTTCGAAAGAAATACCATGACTAAAGAAGAATTTAAACAAGACGTGAGCACAATTTATTTAAAGttacaaaataaatatgaaATTGAAATGAAACAATAACTTAGAAATAAACCACACTTTgatgaaattaaaaataatatatgaaataCTAATTCACGGATTGTTGTTGTATTGCCCCCAGATATACTCAACTAAGTCTGCACGAAGTTGTGATGAACTTGAGTGTCATATAGCTTAAAATTTGTACGAAGATAATCCTGAAATCCTCGGTTCGAGCCATGGATAGGTTGTGTGGGTTCGTCACCTTCATCGTTGTACCAGTTTGTCATGCGACCTCCCTCATCCTCAACGATCTAAATTGACCACCTCAATTGGGGATTCATATCGAAATTTGCGTCTCCGAGACACAAGTCGGAGTTACAGGTTCATTCGATATCGGAGATGTGAAAGACATAACATTTGTGTGCGGGTACTATATCCATGAACAACCGGCGGCGTAAAATACGGATGACTCATGTTTTGCCAATATTCGGCTGGAAGCGGTTGATGTGGACCTCGACGGGCATAATTCGGATTATTCATAGAATTTCCAAAACCTTGGAAATTTTGAAGATTTCGGGGAGGAAACGTCATATTTGGAAATGAATATTGATAATTTGGTGGAATTTGTTGATTTTGGGAAGATGGATATTCTCgctttttaaaagaaatttctaaaaaaatgtCTTATTATTTTCATCCGTTTCGGATATAAAATAAGATTTTTTtaacttaaaaaaaatagatgAGAATATTAGAGAGTAGAATTGGAGAGTGTAGTGAGTTGGAATGAAAATATGTGTACACATTTGTGGGTATTTATAGAAGAAAATTGAAACTAGTCGTTAACTAGCCGTTAAATATTCGTTACATTTTTTggattttttataatttaattcgaatttaattaaatattttaaaaaataaaaaatagaaaatttacAACGGTTataaatgaaaacaaaaattaaattaaaaaaaacaaatccaATCgttaagaaaaaagaaaaattttttaaaaaaatttcaaatatgcGTGGTGCCCgtgtgaaaaagaaaaaagaaaaaataaaaaaatttaatccaaAACATGTGGGGCCTCCGTGGGGCGGCTGCCCCACGCTAGCACGCGCcaattgcaaaaaaaaaaaaaaatgagagaGGGGCGTTCAAACATTTGAACGCCTAATGCTCATTTAAAACCCTCATTGTAGGTGCTCTTACATCTATCTTGATGGAACAGTAATTAATTCTGTGTAATGAGTAACGACTATATTTTCCATCTTCATGTCTCTCAAAACGTCATCGATCGATCTTGGTTCAACTGTAATTATTGGATCGACTCGAAAGGCAATTCGTGAATATGGAAGTGCATCTAGAGTTCATGGAGAGTTCCATGGCGGGGAGCACATCCCTTTCTGCTCCTGAAGGGCATATTTGATGCAGCACTTGACAGATAGTTATGGATTGGAAGTGCGTGGGTTCGTAGGCCTGCCTCAAAATGATGTGttagattattttattaaagtttataaaataatttaattgtaGTCAATATATTTTATTGAGATATATATGATAGGCGTCTCATATTTAAAAGAAGATAAATCAAAAATATTATCTGAATTAAGATGATAAAGATTTTGAGATTTAATTTATCATATATCGGATAAATATATATCTTCAAGATAAATCACAATCAACTCAAACTCTCTAGGTGATAGTTAGAGAACATCTATAAATAATAACATACAATGTCTCAAATTAATGCAGTTATTCATAAGTACATCATCTCATAAATTGTATCAAGATTTAGAAATATCTATGTTTTCGGTGTTCATGAGATCTTGTTAGTTACAGTCTcaaattcaaaatcaatttGTTAGAGGTAACAATTCGTTCATGTTTATATTTCTTCATATTTATCTTTACATATTATGTTTGTGCACATATagattgaatttattttttcattatgTTAAATTTCTGACTGTTGATACCATGGCGGTTTTGCCTCCGCCTTaatatttttagattttttaatttagacaaaaaatttgaaaaattatattgATGCAACTTATATTTGTATCATGAATTTTACATTATTTCCGAAATTAATAATAAGTCTCAAATTAAGATctgaaaatttaattatcaaataTTGGACATTAAACCCTAGCTTTCTAATTGGTAAAAATCACCGCCGTATGCAACCCATCTCCGGTGATTGGACATACCGGCCGACAACCCATTTTGTCGACGCGGTCATTTCTACACCACTGTCCGTAATAGTACATTGGAGAAAAGACAGACAGTATATTGTGATTTTCTCAGCGCGAAATTAGGCCAATGTTTTTCAGTGCACTGTCTCGTTCTTCGACAGATCATGTAGCAGCTATGGAGGGAAAGGGTAGATCAATATGTGCCCAATGTTTTGAATATGCAAGTGACTATTCCACGTCTTCGTTTGGTCGGAATATTCATAATCATGATCCCCTTCATAGCT
It encodes:
- the LOC140841152 gene encoding large ribosomal subunit protein eL28z-like isoform X2, which encodes MATVPGQLIWEIVKKNNCFLVKEFGNGTAGVKFSKEPNNLFNVHSYKYSGLANKKTVTIQPGKDQSVLFATTKTKKQNKPAHLLNKSLMKKEFSRMAKAVSNQVADNYYRPDLKKAALARLSVVNRSLKVAKSGVKKRNRQAA
- the LOC140841153 gene encoding anoctamin-like protein At1g73020 — its product is MSGNEREEEGVFELALVVPKWGDDKGEDGDDASDCVEILADELRKKGLIVERVSGLQNEFIKLLAPLEVLGKAAAELRFRKRTHIGMNFQFEWDEAEAFVRHPDGSLFGWSERFHCYHHIIYGIVNTGTDVIAMKSNCKEVHWNPGESLLEKLESVGVVKEVFPLHDESKRKQLLRSWAMNWLDFTAQPIDDICSYYGVKIATYFAFLGMYTKWMLFPATLGLIVHLVDFGSLRFLVLPFFFISLISWATLFFQFWKRKSSALSNRWHIYDSGAAESEYKFWHTDRSSSSSPTEHMKKGTNKLKEKAVFQKEEWFTWLMRLRNDVFVIIGILCLQLPFELAYAHLYEVIGSELLKFGLTAVYIVAIQYFTRMGGKISMKLVKYENNENVEYSANSLVYKVFGVYFLQTYIGLFYHALLHRNLTTLRQILIQRLVASEVIGNIFENSIPYLSYSIKKFRAIRNKKHEKGQSKVKMGSMPRVEKEYLKASYAASIGLELEDGLFDDFLELVLQFGMIMMFACAFPLGFTFSVVNNITEIRADALKLLAMIRRPIPRADATIGAWLNIFQLLVVASICTNSALLVCLYDQEGNWNLSPGLGAILVMEHVLLFIKFGFSRIVPDEPEWVRAARKKNVTRAEKMCSKQLLRSISADGNIFKEMKKEE